In Cardinium endosymbiont of Dermatophagoides farinae, the sequence CGCTTTGATCTCAGAATGAGCAGAAAGTACCTTTTGTTCGATTAAGTTATTATTGCCTGTATTTACCCAATAGACATCAAAATGACCTGATCTATTGATACAAGAAATAATAGACCATGGATTATACATTACCAAGTTCCCTACCTTATAACCATTGTACCAATTTCTTACTTCTTCCATAGAAGTATTTAAATCTGTTGCTTTAAACAAAGCGGAAACTTCCGTTTCACTAAAGCCAAAATGGGAACTATATGCTTCATCTAGTAAGGTATAGGTTTCTAAATTATTCAACCCAGAAAGCATACTATCTTTAGAAACACGTAATATACCGGTTAAAACACCTCGTTTTAGTGTAGTATTCCCTTTTAATGCAGCACTAAATAGGTTGCGCATAAATGCGACCATAGCGTCCAAGTATGCCGCATTACCATAAGCTTTATTGAGTGGCGTATCATATTCATCTATAAAAATATAAACCTTCTGACCATGGTGTTGGTAAAGGCATTGACTAAGAAGTTCTAGAGAAGATTCTAATTCTTGTTGATTAGCTTCCTTACCCAGGATAGTATGTAATTGTTTTAATTGTATTTCATTAATTTTATCGCTTTTCAACAAATAAGCATATCCACTATAAACCTTTAAGATCAATGCATACACCGCATTATAAGCCCCTTGAAAATTATCTGCGTTCACATCCTTAAAACTGATCATAATAACCGGATGCTTACCTTGATGTTCTCGAATGTACCTACCACCTGCTAACTTGCCAATAACCAAATCATCAAACAAACCGGCTGTAGGTACCCCATTGACTTCTGATGCAAAAAAATACTGCAACATAGAGATATTTAGCGTCTTTCCCCAACGACGAGGACGGGTAATTAAAGTAACTTTATCTCCTTTGCTTAGGAACTCAGCAATCATATTGGTCTTATCGCAAAAAAGATAATCTCCTTGTACCAACTCTTCAAAGTTATCAACCCCAATCGGTAATTTCTTGATCATACTATTAAATTTATGATTGCTATTTGATTTACAATAATATTATTATAGTAAGCAGACCTACTATCAAATAGGCTGTGCAAAAAAAACTGCGTTTCAAAATGATAAGCCTGCTCCTTACAACAAATATAGATAAGATCTACACTAGGTTGACTATATTTGTAAAGTTTAAACATTAGACCTTCTTCAAAACCTATTTGTGATCAGCAGTTTTTAGGAGAAGTGCAGTCGCCAGCATACTAAATGTATTTGAGGAGCATAGACAAGCTTCGACACCAAAA encodes:
- a CDS encoding AAA family ATPase, whose product is MIKKLPIGVDNFEELVQGDYLFCDKTNMIAEFLSKGDKVTLITRPRRWGKTLNISMLQYFFASEVNGVPTAGLFDDLVIGKLAGGRYIREHQGKHPVIMISFKDVNADNFQGAYNAVYALILKVYSGYAYLLKSDKINEIQLKQLHTILGKEANQQELESSLELLSQCLYQHHGQKVYIFIDEYDTPLNKAYGNAAYLDAMVAFMRNLFSAALKGNTTLKRGVLTGILRVSKDSMLSGLNNLETYTLLDEAYSSHFGFSETEVSALFKATDLNTSMEEVRNWYNGYKVGNLVMYNPWSIISCINRSGHFDVYWVNTGNNNLIEQKVLSAHSEIKAQFEQLMRGESLVISINKHLAFDILDKDDTSFWSFLLFAGYLTFETSNLSAYTNVYDCKVKVPNYEIWRLYSTFFQAWFVNQFERRSQYDSFLKHLVAGEVAAFVAQFSYLLRSSVSYFDTKQSKTSEGFYHGFVLGMLSSVGITHYIRSNRESGLGRYDLLLIPKKEGSKALLLEFKQAGKEEELESVAKLALGQIQAQAYHTELLQYPYVQEVVECGIAFSGKSVLSAYATYDLTGKQAGDVMLTNKYE